Part of the Actinomycetota bacterium genome is shown below.
GTCTCGCGCAGCGGCGTTTCCTCGACGGGATCGGCGTACCGCACACCCCGTACCGAGAGGCGGGCTCCCTCGAGGAGCTGCGTCGGGGCATCGACGACCTCGGCCTCCCGGCGGTCCTGAAGACCCGCCGCTCGGGCTACGACGGGCGGGGGCAGACCTTCATCCGGGAACGGGAGGAGATCGAACCGGCCTGGGACAGGTTCGCCGGGGTCCCCTGCGTCGTCGAGGGTTACGTCGGTTTCCGCATGGAGGTCTCGGCGGTCCTGGCCCGGGCGGTCGACGGGTCCGTCGCCACTCACCCCCTCGTGGAGAACGTCCACCGCGAGGGGATCCTGCACACGAGCGTCGCGCCGGCGCGTGTCCCGGACGCGGTGGCCGACGAGGCCCTCGCGATCGGACGGTCCGTCGCCGAGGGCCTCGGGCACGTCGGCTCCATGGCCGTCGAGATGTTCGTGCTCCCCGACGACCGGGTCCTCGTCAACGAGATAGCGCCTCGCGTCCACAACAGCGGTCACCTCACGTGGGGTGGGTGCGTGACCTCGCAGTTCGAGCAGCACATCCGAGCCGTCTGCGGGCTCGACCTCGGGGACCCGTCACTGGTGCGCCCCGCCGCCATGGTGAACCTGCTGGGAGATCTGTGGGAGGCCGGTCCCCCGCCGCTCGAGCGCCTCCGCGACGTCCGGGTCCATCTCTACGGCAAGGAGCCTCGGCCGGCGCGGAAGGTGGGCCACGTCCTCGTCGTCGACGACGACCGCGAAGCGGCGCTGAGGCGGGCGGAGGAGGCGCTGGCCGCCCTCACGCGCTAGTGCGCCCCGTCACTCCAGCGGAGCCGGCATAGGGACCCGATGACCCCCCTGGGGCGCGCCGGGGAACCCGATCCACCCCCGGGACTGAAGCATCCGCAGATCGCTGCGAAGTATGCCGGCGTCGGACACCGAGAAGAGCGTCTCGCCCACCACGACGGACCGCCGGACACCCGACCAGGCCGTGTCGGGAGGCGGCTGTAGACGACCTCGCTCGCGGATGGCCTCCCGTCCCACCTCGAGCGCGACCGCACCTTGGAACACCGTCCTTCCGTCGTACAGACCAGCGGGCACGACGGCGAGGCGCTCCGGCTCCCACCACAGGAACGCCCGGTGGTCGAACTCGGCCTCCGAGTGCCCCCCCGGAAGCATCCACTGCTGGATCCGGCGCGGTTCGGTCGGGTCGGAGACGTCGAACAGTGATGCCTGAAGCCCGGTCGCCATGCCCTCGTCGGTGGCGTCCTGACCGACCCCCAGGAGCAGCCCGTCCCCGACCGGGTGCAGGTACGCCGAGTAACCGGGGATGTGCAGCTCGCCCCGCAGGACCGGGCGGGCCGGATCGGAGAGGTCGACCACGTGCAGCGGGTCCACGCGGCGGAACGTGACCACGTACGCGAGCTCGCCCATGAACCGCACGGCGTGGATCTGCTCCGTGGGGCCCAGACCGTCCAGCCTGCCCTCCGGCCCGAGGACGCCGTCGCGCAGCCTCAGCGTCAGGACCGAGCTCGACGACCCGTTCGCGTCGTCGTCCCGGGTCACGGCGGCGCGGAGCACCCCTCCGTGCTCGGACAGCGAGAACTGGTTGAGCAGCCGACCCGGGAGCTCGCCGGACCCCAGGTACCGGGTGGAGCGGCTGTCCCTGATGTCGAAGGCGTGGACCGCCGTCACCAGAGGGACGGATCGGCGGCTGGAGACGACGTCGTCTGGGCCGCCCGCCGGCTGGTCCCACCGGGTCGTGGTCAGGTACAGCGTTTCAGG
Proteins encoded:
- the purK gene encoding 5-(carboxyamino)imidazole ribonucleotide synthase, encoding MTRVGPGSVVGILGGGQLGRMLVEEGRKLGYRFATLDPDARSSASQVSDVHVTGRMDDPRAARELASRSDVVTIETEHIPAEILAMLEQEAPVRPGSRVLGAVQDRLAQRRFLDGIGVPHTPYREAGSLEELRRGIDDLGLPAVLKTRRSGYDGRGQTFIREREEIEPAWDRFAGVPCVVEGYVGFRMEVSAVLARAVDGSVATHPLVENVHREGILHTSVAPARVPDAVADEALAIGRSVAEGLGHVGSMAVEMFVLPDDRVLVNEIAPRVHNSGHLTWGGCVTSQFEQHIRAVCGLDLGDPSLVRPAAMVNLLGDLWEAGPPPLERLRDVRVHLYGKEPRPARKVGHVLVVDDDREAALRRAEEALAALTR